The Caloenas nicobarica isolate bCalNic1 chromosome Z, bCalNic1.hap1, whole genome shotgun sequence genome has a segment encoding these proteins:
- the MAGOH gene encoding protein mago nashi homolog, which translates to MASDFYLRYYVGHKGKFGHEFLEFEFRPDGKLRYANNSNYKNDVMIRKEAYVHKSVMEELKRIIDDSEITKEDDALWPPPDRVGRQELEIVIGDEHISFTTSKIGSLIDVNQSKDPEGLRVFYYLVQDLKCLVFSLIGLHFKIKPI; encoded by the exons ATGGCGAGCGACTTCTACCTGCGGTACTACGTGGGGCACAAGGGCAAGTTCGGCCACGAGTTCCTCGAGTTCGAGTTCCGGCCCGACG GGAAGCTGCGCTACGCCAACAACAGCAACTACAAGAACGACGTGATGATCCGGAAGGAG GCCTATGTGCACAAGAGCGTGATGGAGGAGCTGAAGAGAATAATCGACGACAGCGAGATCACCAAAGAAGACGACGCTCTGTGGCCTCCTCCGGACAGAGTTGGCCGGCAG gaGCTTGAAATAGTAATCGGTGATGAGCACATCTCCTTTACCACGTCAAAAATAGGTTCGCTTATTGATGTAAATCAGTCAAA GGATCCAGAAGGCTTGAGAGTGTTCTACTACCTGGTCCAGGACCTTAAGTGTCTAGTCTTCAGTCTTATTGGACTACATTTCAAGATTAAGCcaatttaa